The Halomicrobium zhouii region CGGAGCCGTTCGAGGACGACTTCCGACATGTAGAGGACGTCCTCGCGGAGGTCGTCCAGTTTGTCCTGGTACGATTCGCGTGGCATACCTGAAATGCGACTGACGGCCGTATCAGCCTTTCCCTGGCCCCAAGTTTCCCCTCTATTATTCCTCCACCATGCGGGCGCTCGCCACCGCGTCGACGAGGCCCCGCAGGTCGGCGAACTCGTAGGTCGGGTCGGCGGCCAGCGTCAGGTCCCGGCGGTGCTCGCGCCGGAGGAACGCCGAATCGATCCCCGCGCGCTCGGCGGCGACGACGTCCTTCTCGCTGTCGCCGACGTACAGCGCGTCGGTCGTGCCGAGTTCGTCGAGCGCCCGCTCGACGTAGTGGGGATCCGGCTTCTTCCGTTCGGCCCCTTCGACCGTCGGGTCCCGGCCGTAATAGGTCTCGAAGTGCTCGCGGAGTCCGTGGTGCTCGACGATGAACTCGATGGTCTCGTGCTGGTTGTTGCTGACGATGGCGAGCGCGTGGTCCAGTTCGAACAGCGCCTCGACGTCCTCGTAGAGGGCCTTCGTCCCCGACCGGATCTCCTCGCGCTGGATCTCGACGGCGGCGGCCTCCCGGCGCGCCCACCACTCTCCCGGGTCGAGTCCGTGGGTCTCCCGAACGTCGTCGAACGGCAGGTCGTCCTCCTCGACGGCCCGCCGAACGAGGGCCTCCTCGGCGACGACGTCGAAGTGCTCGAAGCTCCGGTGGACCGCGTCGTACAGCCGCTCGCGGTCGGTCGGCTCGATCAGTACCCCGTCGTTGTCGAATACGATGGCGTCGTAGTCAGTCGAAATCATGGAATTCGATTCGAATGCGACTCTCGTTACCGTCGAACCCATCGTTCTCGACGCTCAAACCTTCTCCGGAGTTGCGAACTGGTTTCTCTCCCGTGGTGAAACCGTTTCGAGAACGGTATTGCAACCGCGTCCGTGTCGTTCCGGCCGATACGGCAGGGTGGGCTACTGCTCCGCCAGCCACTCGACTGCCTTCGATTGCGAACCGAACGTGCGGTACTCGTAGTCAGGATCGATCGCGTTCAGCTTCTCTTCGATCCGTTCCATATCGCCCTTGGAGATGACTGAATCGGCGTAGACGCCGGCTCCAGCCCGGACTCCCTGGTCGATCAGGTTCGGGACCCACGTCTTTCCGAGCCACTGCTTGTCCTCGTCGTTGTGTGCGGCGATCTCTTCGGTGTTGACGAGGTAGCGGTCGGCGTTCTCTTCCTCGACGATTTCGGCCCATCTTCGGGCGACCGCTCGAAGTTCCTCTCCCGACACGTACTTGTTGTACGTGAAGATGGGAATCCCGTGCGTGCCGTCGATCTCCGCCGTGTAATCGTCCGTTTGCTCGACTGTTTCGGTCGACATACGTCTGGCTATCTCTAGACCGATCCATTATACGTTCTGGACGAACAATCAAATTTGATACCACGGGTGTCTAATTATTTGTGATGGATTCGACGATCCGCTTCGTAACTGGCGGTTCGGGGCACGATAGCGAAAATCAGACAATCCGGTAGCGGATTTCCAAACGCAGCCGGTCCCTTCGGAACCCTCCTCCTTCGTCGTTAGCCGAACTTGCCGGTGATGTAGTCCTCGACGCGGTCGTTTTCGGGGTTCTCGAAGATCTCGTTCGTGTTCCCGAACTCGACGAGTTCGCCGCCGGTGAGGAAGACGGCCGTCTTGTCCGAGATGCGCGCGGCCTGCTGCATGTTGTGGGTGACGATGACGACGGTGAACTCCTCGGCCAGTTCCTCGATGAGGTCCTCGATCTGTGAGGTGGCGATGGGGTCCAGTGCGCTCGCGGGTTCGTCCATCAGGATGACCTCTGGGTCGACGGCGATGGCGCGGGCGATGCAGAGTCGCTGCTGTTGCCCGCCCGAGAGGTCGAGGGCGGACTCGTCGAGGCGGTCTTTCACCTCGTCCCACAGCGCCGCCCGCTTCAGGGCCTGTTCGACCTTCTGGTCCAGGTTCTCGGTCTTGTCCTGGATCCGCAGTCCGTAGGCGACGTTGTCGTAGATGCTCTTGGGGAAGGGGTTGGGGTGCTGGAACACCATGCCGATGCGGCGGCGGAGCGCGACCGGGTCGACGTCGCCATCGTAGACGTTCTTCCCCTCGAACAGCAACTCGCCGTCGACGCGGGCGATGTCGATGAGGTCGTTCATGCGGTTGATACACCGCAGGAACGTCGACTTGCCACAGCCGGAGGGGCCGATCATCGCCGTGACCTGGCGCGCGGGAATCGCCAGATCGATCGACTGGAGCGCCTGCGTGTCGCCATAGAAGACGTCCAGGTCCTTCGATTCGATGACGGTGCGGGCCTGGCCCCCGTCCGGGGCGTCGTCGGCGGCGTCGCCGGTGGACACGTCGGTCGAAATCAGTTTCTCGCTGTCCGTCTCGGGGTCTTGGGTCACGTCCTTGGACATGGTTAGGTACTCCGTTCGTAGCGGTTGCGCACGAAAATCGCGACCGAGTTCATGGCGAGCAACACCGCCAGCAGCGTGATGACGCCGGCGGGGACGACGCCGTGGCGGAAGCCCGGGTCCGGGTAGAACGCCCAGCTGTAGATCTGCATGGGCATCGCCGTCACGCGGCTGAAGATCCCGTCGGGCGCCCAGGTGACGAAACTCGCGATGCCGATCAGGATCAGCGGCGCCGTCTCGCCGATGGCCCGGCCGAGTGCCAGTATCGTCCCCGTCAGGATCCCTGGCAGGGCTTCCGGCAGGACGACCGTCTTGATCACCTGCCACCGCGTCGCCCCCATGCCGTAGGACGCCTGCCGCATGTCGTCCGGCACCGACCGGAGCGCCTCCTGGGCGGAGATGATGACGATGGGGAGGATGAGCAGCGACAGCGTCAGCGCGGCGACGATGACCGTCCCGGCCCCCATCCCTATCAACCGCAGGAACAGGGCCAGCCCGAGGAGCCCGTAGACGACCGACGGGACGCCGGCGAGGTTCGAGATGTTCACCTGGATGAAGCGGGTCAGCTTCCCCACCGGCCCGCTCGACGCGGCGTACTCCTCGAGGAAGACCGCCGCGCCGACACCGAAGACGACGGTGAACAGCGCGAC contains the following coding sequences:
- the pstB gene encoding phosphate ABC transporter ATP-binding protein PstB, which gives rise to MSKDVTQDPETDSEKLISTDVSTGDAADDAPDGGQARTVIESKDLDVFYGDTQALQSIDLAIPARQVTAMIGPSGCGKSTFLRCINRMNDLIDIARVDGELLFEGKNVYDGDVDPVALRRRIGMVFQHPNPFPKSIYDNVAYGLRIQDKTENLDQKVEQALKRAALWDEVKDRLDESALDLSGGQQQRLCIARAIAVDPEVILMDEPASALDPIATSQIEDLIEELAEEFTVVIVTHNMQQAARISDKTAVFLTGGELVEFGNTNEIFENPENDRVEDYITGKFG
- a CDS encoding HAD family hydrolase — protein: MISTDYDAIVFDNDGVLIEPTDRERLYDAVHRSFEHFDVVAEEALVRRAVEEDDLPFDDVRETHGLDPGEWWARREAAAVEIQREEIRSGTKALYEDVEALFELDHALAIVSNNQHETIEFIVEHHGLREHFETYYGRDPTVEGAERKKPDPHYVERALDELGTTDALYVGDSEKDVVAAERAGIDSAFLRREHRRDLTLAADPTYEFADLRGLVDAVASARMVEE